From one Nocardioides sp. Kera G14 genomic stretch:
- a CDS encoding NADH-quinone oxidoreductase subunit D codes for MTTTEDEGRVFTVTGQDWNELVDALDDGEEGATGRLTVNMGPQHPSTHGVLRLILELEGETVMQARCGIGYLHTGIEKSMEFRTWTQGVTFCTRMDYLSPIFNETAYCLSVERLLGIEDDIPERASVIRVMMMELNRISSHLVAIATGGMEIGALTVMTIGFRERELVLDLFELITGLRMNHAYVRPGGVAQDLPAGALDEVRGFVELMKKRLPEYADLCNANPIFRSRLVDVGVLNREGCLALGITGPVLRSTGLPWDLRKSQPYCGYETYDFDVMTWPGTDDDPEAGDSYGRFRIRLAEMWESLKIVSQCVDRLAASEGEPVMVADKKIAWPAQLAIGSDGMGNSLDHIRHIMEESMEALIHHFKLVTEGFRVPPGQAYVPIEGPRGELGAHVVSMGDTRPYRVHFRDPSFTNLQATSVMSEGGQVADVIVAIASIDPVMGGVDR; via the coding sequence GTGACCACCACCGAAGATGAGGGCCGGGTCTTCACCGTCACCGGCCAGGACTGGAACGAGCTCGTCGACGCCCTCGATGACGGCGAAGAAGGAGCCACCGGGCGCCTTACTGTGAATATGGGCCCGCAGCATCCGTCGACCCACGGCGTGCTGCGGCTGATCCTCGAGCTCGAGGGCGAGACGGTCATGCAGGCGCGCTGCGGGATCGGCTACCTCCACACCGGCATCGAGAAGTCGATGGAGTTCCGCACCTGGACGCAGGGCGTCACGTTCTGCACGCGGATGGACTACCTCTCGCCGATCTTCAACGAGACGGCGTACTGCCTCTCCGTGGAGCGGCTGTTGGGCATCGAGGACGACATCCCGGAGCGCGCCTCGGTGATCCGGGTGATGATGATGGAGCTCAACCGGATCTCGTCGCACCTCGTGGCCATCGCGACGGGCGGCATGGAGATCGGCGCCCTGACGGTTATGACGATCGGCTTCCGGGAGCGGGAGCTGGTCCTCGACCTCTTCGAGCTGATCACGGGCCTGCGGATGAACCACGCCTACGTCCGGCCCGGCGGAGTCGCGCAGGACCTCCCCGCCGGAGCCCTCGACGAGGTCCGTGGCTTCGTGGAGCTGATGAAGAAGCGCCTTCCTGAGTACGCCGACCTCTGCAACGCCAACCCGATCTTCAGGTCCCGCCTCGTCGATGTCGGGGTGCTCAACCGCGAGGGCTGCCTCGCGCTCGGTATCACCGGCCCGGTGCTGCGCTCGACCGGCCTGCCGTGGGACCTGCGCAAGTCGCAGCCCTACTGCGGCTACGAGACCTACGACTTCGACGTGATGACCTGGCCCGGCACGGACGATGACCCGGAGGCCGGCGACTCCTACGGCCGCTTCCGGATCCGGCTCGCCGAGATGTGGGAGTCGCTGAAGATCGTGTCGCAGTGCGTCGACCGCCTCGCGGCGAGTGAGGGCGAGCCCGTCATGGTCGCCGACAAGAAGATCGCGTGGCCCGCGCAGTTGGCCATCGGCTCGGACGGCATGGGCAACTCGCTGGATCACATCCGCCACATCATGGAGGAGTCGATGGAGGCGTTGATCCACCACTTCAAGCTCGTCACCGAGGGCTTCCGCGTCCCGCCCGGCCAGGCGTACGTGCCGATCGAGGGCCCGCGCGGCGAGCTCGGCGCGCACGTGGTGTCGATGGGGGACACCCGTCCGTATCGCGTGCACTTCCGCGACCCCAGCTTCACCAACCTGCAGGCCACGAGCGTGATGAGCGAGGGCGGCCAGGTGGCCGACGTCATCGTCGCGATCGCGTCCATCGACCCCGTGATGGGAGGCGTCGACCGATGA